The Thermoclostridium stercorarium subsp. stercorarium DSM 8532 genome contains a region encoding:
- a CDS encoding ATP-dependent DNA helicase: MEPVKINVSVRELVSYSIPGEEHFFSFVSAKEGIEGHMFIHGLLKQRTEPFGIYRQEIPVSTTFAHDIFLLQISGRLDGLIERNGNFTLCEIKTTDKPLDTLDESDNPAHWAQGRCYAYIVAKEKGLDKIGVMLLYLHRQSREIRVFEETLTFGELERFFNSLVFPFIYGLKKRYDWQHLRNVSIKELTFPFPDFRKGQRIMSGAVYRAIRDGKKQFIQAPTGIGKTIGALFPAIKAMGEGHVDKIFYLTARNTTQAEALKAYKMLAEKGLRLKTLQITAKEKVCFMPGKQCVEEECPYIFEYMQRSRSVVSNAVSRTDLFSREFIELTAKENGLCPFELSLDLSTQADLIICDYNYVFDPRVYLRRFFQDKTDENICLLIDEAHNLPERAREMFSAELKRSMVRIVYHKLKNTLPYLANSLKKVRKALLSYAAKVSPVSGKKPYPQVTSDSEPPKELTAPIDNFIYLAEGVLNDETPYPFKEELAALFFEMVHFSRIFDLYGENYATIYSREKGDFSVKLFCVDPAPMLKKRTENSKSSIFFSATLSPPSYFREILGGNEGDGFIILPSPFPRENLYLYVDNTVSTRFRHRAGALSSIVERIHECVSVKTGNYMVFFPSFEYMQKAAAEYMNRFPGDRILIQEQDMDENRRAEFLASFSEYGKETLIAFVVMGGIFSEGIDLKGECLSGVIIVGVGLPQVCEERDIIKKYYQKKNGKGFEFAYTYPGLNKVQQAAGRVIRSEHDRGFVVLIDDRFTTPLYLKIMPREWFPLKTSDNGTDLIGELKKFWKCMA, translated from the coding sequence ATGGAACCTGTTAAAATAAACGTTTCGGTGCGTGAGCTGGTTTCATATTCTATCCCCGGCGAGGAGCACTTTTTTTCTTTTGTTTCCGCAAAAGAAGGCATTGAGGGCCATATGTTCATACACGGGCTGCTGAAACAGCGGACCGAACCCTTTGGAATTTACCGGCAGGAAATACCCGTATCCACCACCTTCGCCCATGACATTTTCCTGCTGCAGATTTCAGGAAGGCTTGACGGGCTTATCGAAAGAAACGGAAATTTCACCCTTTGCGAGATTAAGACCACCGACAAACCGCTGGACACGCTGGACGAATCGGATAACCCAGCCCACTGGGCGCAGGGACGCTGCTATGCCTATATCGTGGCAAAAGAAAAAGGCCTTGACAAAATTGGCGTAATGCTTTTGTACCTTCACCGCCAAAGCAGGGAAATCCGCGTTTTTGAAGAAACACTCACTTTCGGCGAACTGGAAAGATTCTTTAATTCCCTTGTTTTTCCGTTTATCTACGGGCTTAAAAAGCGCTATGACTGGCAGCATTTGCGTAATGTCTCAATAAAGGAACTGACCTTTCCGTTCCCCGATTTCCGGAAAGGCCAAAGAATAATGAGCGGAGCTGTTTACAGGGCGATACGGGACGGCAAAAAACAGTTTATCCAGGCACCCACAGGCATAGGAAAAACCATCGGAGCGCTGTTTCCGGCGATAAAGGCAATGGGCGAAGGCCATGTGGATAAGATTTTCTACCTGACCGCAAGGAATACAACTCAGGCGGAAGCACTGAAAGCATATAAAATGTTGGCCGAAAAGGGACTGAGGCTTAAAACGTTGCAGATTACCGCAAAGGAAAAGGTGTGCTTCATGCCCGGGAAACAGTGCGTGGAAGAGGAATGTCCGTATATTTTCGAATACATGCAGAGATCAAGGAGTGTTGTTTCCAATGCCGTAAGCCGGACAGACTTGTTCAGCAGGGAATTTATAGAGCTAACCGCAAAGGAAAACGGTCTGTGCCCTTTTGAACTTTCCCTTGACCTTAGCACCCAGGCTGATCTCATAATATGCGATTACAATTACGTTTTCGATCCGAGGGTTTATCTCAGGAGATTCTTTCAGGACAAAACGGATGAAAATATCTGTCTTCTGATAGACGAAGCCCACAACCTTCCTGAAAGGGCCAGGGAAATGTTTTCCGCGGAACTGAAACGCTCAATGGTAAGGATAGTTTATCACAAACTAAAAAACACGCTGCCGTACCTTGCCAATTCTTTGAAAAAGGTGCGGAAGGCACTTCTGTCATATGCCGCAAAAGTATCACCGGTATCCGGAAAAAAGCCTTATCCGCAGGTGACGAGCGATTCTGAGCCGCCAAAGGAATTGACAGCGCCGATAGACAACTTTATCTACCTTGCAGAGGGCGTATTAAACGACGAAACCCCATATCCGTTCAAGGAGGAACTGGCGGCGTTGTTTTTTGAAATGGTACACTTTTCAAGGATTTTTGATTTGTACGGTGAAAACTATGCCACAATTTACAGCCGGGAAAAAGGGGATTTCTCAGTAAAGCTTTTCTGCGTTGATCCGGCGCCGATGCTGAAAAAACGCACCGAGAATTCAAAAAGCTCGATCTTTTTCTCGGCTACATTATCCCCTCCGTCATATTTCAGGGAAATTCTGGGGGGAAACGAAGGAGACGGTTTTATAATCCTTCCGTCGCCATTTCCCAGGGAAAACCTGTATCTGTACGTGGACAATACCGTATCAACCAGATTCAGGCACAGGGCGGGCGCCCTTTCAAGTATAGTTGAACGCATTCACGAATGCGTCAGTGTCAAAACCGGTAACTACATGGTCTTCTTCCCGTCATTTGAATATATGCAGAAGGCCGCAGCCGAATATATGAACAGATTTCCCGGGGACAGAATTCTTATTCAGGAGCAGGACATGGACGAAAACCGGCGTGCCGAATTTCTTGCCAGTTTTTCGGAATACGGGAAGGAAACCCTGATAGCTTTCGTCGTAATGGGCGGCATATTTTCAGAAGGAATTGATCTTAAAGGAGAATGCCTTTCGGGTGTGATAATTGTGGGGGTGGGGCTTCCGCAGGTATGCGAAGAAAGGGATATAATAAAAAAATATTACCAGAAAAAGAACGGCAAAGGCTTTGAATTCGCATACACCTATCCGGGGCTTAACAAGGTCCAGCAGGCCGCAGGGCGCGTAATACGGTCGGAACATGACAGAGGTTTTGTTGTACTTATAGATGACAGGTTTACAACGCCGCTTTATCTTAAAATAATGCCCCGGGAATGGTTTCCGTTGAAAACCTCAGACAACGGCACTGATTTGATCGGGGAACTGAAAAAATTCTGGAAGTGTATGGCGTAA
- a CDS encoding zinc-ribbon domain-containing protein: MADKTIICKDCGAEFVFTEGEQAFYKEKGFENEPQRCPACRKARKAQRNNRNNHSHNGNRW; this comes from the coding sequence ATGGCTGATAAAACAATAATTTGCAAAGATTGCGGCGCAGAATTTGTTTTTACCGAAGGTGAGCAGGCGTTCTACAAGGAAAAAGGTTTCGAGAATGAGCCCCAGAGATGCCCGGCATGCAGAAAGGCAAGAAAAGCTCAGAGAAATAACAGGAACAATCACAGCCATAACGGTAACAGATGGTAA